In the genome of Candidatus Rokuibacteriota bacterium, one region contains:
- a CDS encoding DUF1015 domain-containing protein — protein MRLHPFRALRPAAGLAPRVASPPYDVVSREEAARLAAGNPLSFLHVCRSDIDVPADVHPHDARVYAKARESLDRLVADEVLIRETSAALYLYRQVMGGRAQVGVVGCVHVDDYEQGVIRQHERTRPDKEDDRTRHVLTLDAHAEPVLLAYRGRPEMARLAEAGMQAPPLHDFTAPDGVRHTVWRLADPAAWVANFGAVTRAYVADGHHRSASAWRAARERRAANPHHRGDEEYSWFLAALFPAAELRILPYNRVVRDLKGQTVPEVLEQLGRLGRLSPTGDPAPPRPGSFCLYLSGRWHLLELPEAATDRVDPIGSLDVSLLHDRILGPVLGIGDPRTDQRLDFVGGIRGARALEARVDSGEMALGVSMYPTTMEQLLAVADAGAIMPPKSTWFEPKLLSGLFVHTLG, from the coding sequence ATGCGGCTCCACCCCTTCCGGGCGCTGCGCCCCGCTGCCGGCCTGGCGCCCCGGGTCGCCTCGCCCCCCTACGACGTGGTCAGCCGCGAGGAAGCCGCCCGGCTGGCGGCCGGCAACCCGCTCTCCTTCCTCCACGTCTGCCGCTCGGACATCGACGTGCCGGCGGACGTGCATCCCCACGACGCGCGCGTCTACGCCAAGGCGCGGGAGAGCCTCGACCGTCTCGTGGCGGACGAGGTGCTGATCCGCGAGACCTCTGCGGCCCTGTACCTCTACCGCCAGGTGATGGGCGGGCGGGCCCAGGTGGGGGTGGTCGGCTGCGTGCACGTGGACGACTACGAGCAGGGGGTCATCCGCCAGCACGAGCGGACCCGGCCCGACAAGGAGGACGACCGTACCCGCCACGTGCTCACGCTCGACGCCCATGCCGAGCCGGTCCTCCTCGCCTATCGCGGACGGCCGGAGATGGCCCGGCTGGCCGAGGCGGGCATGCAGGCGCCCCCGCTCCACGACTTCACAGCCCCCGACGGGGTGCGCCACACGGTGTGGCGCCTCGCCGACCCTGCGGCCTGGGTCGCCAACTTCGGCGCCGTCACGCGCGCCTATGTCGCAGACGGGCACCACCGCTCGGCCAGCGCATGGCGGGCGGCGCGGGAGCGCCGCGCGGCGAACCCCCACCACCGGGGCGACGAGGAGTACAGCTGGTTCCTGGCCGCGCTCTTCCCGGCCGCCGAGCTCCGCATCCTGCCCTACAACCGCGTGGTCCGCGACCTCAAGGGGCAGACGGTGCCGGAGGTGCTGGAACAGCTCGGCAGGCTCGGGCGCCTATCACCGACAGGCGACCCGGCGCCGCCCCGTCCGGGGAGCTTCTGCCTCTACCTCTCGGGCCGCTGGCACCTGCTGGAGCTTCCTGAGGCTGCGACCGACAGGGTGGATCCGATCGGCTCCCTCGACGTCTCCCTCCTCCACGACCGCATCCTGGGCCCGGTGCTCGGGATCGGCGACCCGCGCACCGATCAGCGCCTGGACTTCGTCGGCGGGATCCGCGGCGCGCGGGCGCTCGAGGCGCGCGTGGACTCGGGAGAGATGGCGCTGGGGGTGTCGATGTACCCGACGACCATGGAGCAGCTCCTGGCCGTCGCGGACGCGGGGGCGATCATGCCGCCCAAGAGCACGTGGTTCGAGCCCAAGCTCCTGAGCGGCCTCTTCGTCCACACGCTGGGCTGA
- a CDS encoding 2-oxoacid:acceptor oxidoreductase family protein, which yields MTAPEQPSFLGDRPFPYCKGCGHGLVARGLGRALAGLGLDPSQIVLTTDIGCVGLVDPLFPAVHTVHTIHGRSTAVAAGAVLADALLGEGRMKNIVMIGDGGATIGLLHLTQAALMNVDLAVLLHNNMLYGMTGGQHSALTPEGFATSTTLQGNWVPALDMEQLLRGCQAGFFARQLATDAELATVIAEAIAFPGFALVEILELCTGFGVPLNHMDGKALRALAEADGRQLGRLIHRKDRRPYHKVYRAHFPAPSGPPGAVQPPEAPAPAFPHRLQRPVTLVIAGSAGERVQTAAATLCQAAVLSGLHCVQKNDYPVTVGSGFSLSEVKLSPEPILYTGTEAPDAVLITSADGLREIRGRGDLGRLAPGALVIADESLAADLPVRGALCLPLRRALSPAAAALGAVAVLNHRRGILAREALLAATAGLGGSAGGILERALDAALSLAPEAAARSVEEGRP from the coding sequence ATGACGGCTCCCGAGCAGCCGTCCTTCCTCGGCGATCGCCCCTTCCCCTACTGCAAGGGCTGCGGCCACGGCCTCGTGGCGCGGGGCCTCGGCAGGGCGCTCGCCGGCCTCGGGCTCGACCCGAGCCAGATCGTCCTCACCACCGACATCGGCTGCGTCGGGCTCGTGGACCCGCTCTTCCCCGCCGTGCACACCGTCCACACGATCCACGGGCGCTCGACGGCCGTGGCCGCGGGCGCGGTCCTGGCCGACGCGCTGCTGGGCGAGGGGCGGATGAAGAACATCGTCATGATCGGCGACGGCGGCGCCACCATCGGGCTCCTGCACCTGACCCAGGCCGCCCTCATGAACGTGGACCTCGCGGTGCTGCTGCACAACAACATGCTCTACGGCATGACCGGAGGCCAGCACTCGGCGCTCACACCCGAGGGCTTCGCCACCTCCACGACGCTCCAGGGCAACTGGGTACCGGCTCTCGATATGGAGCAGCTGCTCCGCGGCTGCCAGGCCGGCTTCTTCGCCCGCCAGCTCGCCACCGATGCCGAGCTGGCCACGGTGATCGCCGAGGCCATCGCCTTCCCGGGCTTCGCGCTGGTCGAGATCCTCGAGCTGTGCACGGGCTTCGGCGTCCCGCTGAATCACATGGACGGCAAGGCGCTGAGAGCCCTGGCCGAGGCCGATGGGCGCCAGCTCGGCAGGCTGATCCACCGCAAGGACAGGCGGCCGTATCACAAGGTCTATCGCGCGCACTTCCCCGCGCCGTCCGGCCCTCCCGGGGCGGTGCAGCCTCCCGAAGCCCCCGCCCCCGCCTTCCCGCATCGCCTGCAGCGCCCCGTCACGCTGGTCATCGCCGGCAGCGCCGGGGAGCGGGTGCAGACGGCGGCGGCCACGCTCTGCCAGGCCGCCGTGCTCTCGGGGCTCCACTGCGTGCAGAAGAACGACTACCCGGTGACGGTGGGCAGCGGCTTCTCCCTCTCGGAGGTGAAGCTCTCGCCCGAGCCGATCCTCTACACGGGCACGGAGGCGCCAGACGCCGTGCTCATCACCTCCGCCGACGGACTCAGGGAGATCCGCGGCCGCGGCGATCTCGGGCGGCTGGCCCCCGGCGCGCTCGTCATCGCCGATGAGAGCCTCGCGGCGGATCTCCCCGTGCGCGGGGCACTCTGCCTGCCGCTCCGGCGGGCGCTCTCGCCAGCCGCGGCGGCCCTCGGCGCCGTGGCCGTCCTGAACCACCGCCGCGGAATACTCGCCCGCGAGGCGCTCCTGGCCGCCACAGCCGGCCTCGGCGGAAGTGCGGGCGGGATCCTCGAGCGAGCGCTGGACGCCGCCCTGTCTCTCGCCCCTGAGGCCGCCGCGCGCTCTGTCGAGGAGGGTCGCCCGTGA